The following proteins are co-located in the Paenibacillus sp. JNUCC32 genome:
- a CDS encoding phosphate/phosphite/phosphonate ABC transporter substrate-binding protein, which translates to MKKWMKFTMPLLLSVAVLSGCGGNADTGGKAAANASQEKPQGTNADSSPASEPTGYVPEKLTVQFVPSQNADTLEAKAKPLEKLLSDKVGIPVEVSVSTDYNTIVEAMASKKVDVGFLPPTAYVLAKEKGAAEVILQAQRFGVKDETGEPTEELVDFYKAMLIVKKDAAIQSVADLKGKKIAYQNVSSSAGYVWPAAVLMDNGIDPLKDVQPVTVKGHDQAVLAVLNGDVDAAAIFQDARNVVKGDYPTVFEDTRVLTYTEKIPNDTISVRSDMNPEWVEKLQNAFIEIGQDEEGHKIISEIYTHEGYVKSEDTQFEIVREYGEKVKTE; encoded by the coding sequence TTGAAAAAATGGATGAAATTCACGATGCCCCTGCTCTTATCCGTCGCTGTCCTCAGCGGATGCGGAGGGAATGCCGACACTGGCGGCAAAGCCGCTGCCAACGCGAGCCAGGAGAAACCGCAAGGTACGAATGCGGACAGCAGCCCAGCATCGGAACCGACCGGATACGTCCCGGAAAAACTGACGGTGCAATTCGTCCCTTCCCAGAATGCGGACACGCTTGAGGCCAAAGCTAAACCGCTAGAGAAGCTGTTGTCCGATAAAGTCGGTATCCCGGTAGAGGTCAGCGTATCGACCGACTATAACACCATCGTAGAAGCAATGGCATCCAAGAAAGTGGACGTAGGCTTCCTGCCGCCCACCGCCTATGTTTTAGCCAAGGAGAAGGGCGCTGCCGAAGTTATTCTTCAGGCCCAGCGTTTCGGCGTCAAGGATGAAACCGGCGAACCGACGGAAGAGCTTGTTGATTTTTATAAGGCGATGCTGATCGTGAAAAAAGACGCTGCCATCCAATCCGTGGCTGATCTGAAGGGAAAGAAAATCGCCTACCAGAACGTCTCGTCTTCTGCCGGCTATGTATGGCCGGCTGCGGTCTTGATGGATAACGGAATAGATCCGCTGAAGGATGTCCAGCCGGTTACGGTCAAAGGTCATGACCAGGCAGTCCTTGCCGTGCTGAACGGCGATGTCGACGCGGCAGCCATCTTCCAGGATGCCCGCAATGTCGTCAAGGGGGATTACCCGACCGTGTTTGAAGATACGCGCGTGCTGACCTATACCGAGAAGATTCCGAACGATACGATCAGCGTGCGTTCCGATATGAACCCCGAATGGGTGGAGAAGCTGCAAAACGCGTTTATCGAGATCGGACAAGACGAGGAAGGCCACAAAATCATATCCGAAATTTACACGCATGAAGGTTATGTCAAATCGGAAGACACTCAATTTGAGATTGTCCGGGAATATGGCGAAAAGGTAAAGACCGAGTAA
- the phnC gene encoding phosphonate ABC transporter ATP-binding protein, whose protein sequence is MIEIRNVSKTYANGTKGLHHINLTIGRGEFVAIVGLSGAGKSTLLRSMNRLHDITEGEIVIGGQSITSAKGKELRRIRRDIGMIFQSFNLVKRSSVLRNVLAGRVGYHSTLRTLLGRFPKPDMDLAFQALDRVGIVQKAYARADELSGGQQQRVAIARVLAQEAKIILADEPVASLDPLTTKQVMDDLKRINAESDITTIVNLHSIDLARQYATRIIGMRAGEIVFDGPVSDATDERFTEIYGEPFGKDGIWEETAV, encoded by the coding sequence ATGATTGAAATTCGCAATGTTTCAAAAACATACGCTAATGGAACCAAAGGATTACATCATATCAATCTGACGATCGGCCGCGGCGAGTTCGTGGCGATCGTCGGGTTGTCCGGTGCCGGTAAGTCGACCCTGCTGCGGTCGATGAATCGGCTTCATGACATTACCGAGGGAGAAATCGTGATTGGCGGCCAATCGATTACATCGGCCAAGGGCAAGGAACTGCGCCGCATCCGCCGGGATATCGGGATGATTTTTCAGAGCTTCAACCTGGTGAAGCGCTCCTCCGTGCTTCGCAATGTGCTGGCCGGACGCGTCGGCTACCATTCCACCCTGCGCACCCTATTGGGCCGTTTTCCCAAGCCCGATATGGACTTGGCCTTTCAGGCGCTGGATCGGGTAGGCATTGTCCAAAAGGCGTATGCCCGCGCAGACGAGCTGTCCGGCGGACAGCAGCAGCGGGTCGCAATCGCCCGAGTGCTGGCGCAGGAGGCAAAGATCATTCTGGCGGACGAGCCGGTGGCTTCCCTGGATCCTTTGACCACAAAGCAGGTCATGGATGACCTGAAACGGATTAACGCGGAATCCGATATTACGACCATCGTGAATCTTCATTCGATCGATCTGGCCAGGCAGTATGCTACGCGGATTATCGGAATGCGCGCCGGAGAAATTGTTTTTGACGGCCCCGTGTCGGACGCGACGGACGAGCGATTTACGGAAATATACGGAGAGCCATTCGGCAAGGATGGAATATGGGAGGAAACGGCGGTATGA
- the phnE gene encoding phosphonate ABC transporter, permease protein PhnE encodes MKMELDTAPFEQPGQSPLLRPKPPGKLKHYLTAAFLLLLVWVSALQTDATFKEVVEGLPNMLDLLQEMFPPRWSYLDNIWQAMLETIRMALIGTTLGAFLAVPVALLCAGNLIKSRWITYPVRFLLNLVRTIPDLLLAAFFVAILGLGPLPGIFALSVFSLGLIAKLTYEALEAIDPGPLEAMTAVGANLAQLIVYGVVPQIRAHFASFTLYTFEINVRAAAVLGLVGAGGIGHYYEVTLGFFEYDKTCMIIIFTLIVVLIIDYLSTKLREKWI; translated from the coding sequence ATGAAGATGGAACTCGACACGGCGCCATTCGAGCAACCGGGGCAGTCTCCCCTGCTCCGTCCGAAACCGCCTGGCAAACTAAAGCATTATTTAACGGCGGCATTCCTGCTGCTGCTGGTATGGGTCAGTGCGCTTCAGACGGATGCTACCTTCAAGGAGGTTGTGGAAGGTCTCCCGAACATGCTCGATCTGCTGCAGGAAATGTTCCCGCCGAGATGGAGCTATCTCGACAACATCTGGCAGGCGATGCTGGAGACGATACGCATGGCGCTGATCGGGACCACGCTTGGCGCCTTTTTGGCGGTTCCGGTGGCGCTGCTATGTGCAGGCAATCTGATCAAGAGCCGCTGGATCACTTATCCGGTCCGCTTTTTGCTGAACTTGGTCCGTACGATTCCGGACCTGCTGCTCGCCGCTTTTTTTGTCGCGATACTGGGACTCGGTCCACTGCCGGGAATCTTTGCCCTATCCGTCTTTTCGCTGGGTTTGATCGCGAAGCTCACCTATGAAGCGCTGGAAGCGATAGATCCCGGTCCGCTGGAGGCCATGACCGCAGTCGGTGCAAATCTGGCGCAGTTGATCGTGTATGGCGTCGTCCCGCAAATTCGGGCGCATTTCGCTTCCTTCACCTTGTACACGTTCGAAATCAACGTCCGTGCCGCTGCCGTACTCGGTCTGGTGGGGGCAGGCGGCATCGGTCATTATTATGAAGTAACGCTCGGCTTCTTCGAATATGACAAAACATGCATGATCATCATCTTCACCCTGATCGTGGTCCTGATAATCGATTACCTTAGTACGAAATTGCGGGAGAAATGGATATGA
- the phnE gene encoding phosphonate ABC transporter, permease protein PhnE, whose product MSKSWNDVVPQPKKSRLRWLIYALLAVVYIWAFAGIPFSGVKETAGQVTRAIFSGLFSPDWDFVYLPGGEDLLRGLLDTLAISILGTVISALICIPFAFWAAANMSRTVFASGSGKTLLSLIRVFPEIVMALLFIKAVGPGSFAGVLALGLHSVGMLGKLFAEEVEQIDTGPTEALIAAGATRLQMVRFAVLPQVLPGFLSYILYRFEINLRSATILGVIGAGGIGTPLIFALSSRNWDRVGIILLGIIVMITLVDFISGSLRKKLV is encoded by the coding sequence ATGAGCAAATCATGGAACGACGTCGTTCCCCAACCGAAAAAAAGCCGCCTTCGCTGGCTCATCTACGCCCTGCTTGCCGTTGTTTATATCTGGGCTTTCGCGGGCATTCCGTTCTCCGGGGTCAAGGAGACCGCCGGTCAGGTGACGAGGGCCATATTCTCCGGTTTGTTTTCGCCGGATTGGGATTTTGTCTACCTGCCTGGCGGAGAAGATCTGCTTCGGGGCTTGCTCGATACGCTGGCCATTTCCATATTGGGGACGGTCATCTCGGCATTGATCTGCATCCCGTTCGCTTTCTGGGCCGCAGCTAACATGAGCCGGACGGTATTCGCTTCCGGCTCCGGCAAAACGTTGCTCAGCTTGATCCGCGTTTTTCCCGAAATCGTGATGGCGCTGCTGTTTATCAAGGCGGTCGGGCCCGGATCTTTTGCCGGCGTACTCGCATTAGGCCTGCATTCCGTCGGCATGCTAGGCAAGCTGTTCGCCGAAGAGGTGGAGCAGATTGATACAGGTCCGACCGAGGCACTGATCGCCGCGGGGGCGACGCGGCTGCAAATGGTGCGATTCGCCGTACTGCCGCAGGTGCTTCCGGGTTTTCTCTCGTATATCCTTTACCGTTTCGAGATTAACCTTCGCTCCGCCACCATCCTCGGGGTCATCGGCGCAGGCGGCATCGGCACACCGCTCATTTTTGCGCTGAGCTCACGGAACTGGGACCGCGTCGGCATCATTTTGCTCGGCATCATCGTGATGATCACCTTGGTCGATTTCATTTCGGGATCGCTCCGGAAAAAGCTGGTTTAA
- a CDS encoding sigma-70 family RNA polymerase sigma factor: protein MQSEYMFQLLKQMKDGDQQAFHAMYDATYQDVYRTVSFLVDHPQDREDVMNEIYMQMWTSLANYDTNRPFHFWLHGLVIRQVQRFRVKRWRRFRIFERIRAFAREESHWDQPSVLMDGTNQMISQAIHKLTDKQRTVIILRFFHDYTLEEIATLLDIPLGTVKSRCHAGIQALRKNIWNLPPERMEKINDY, encoded by the coding sequence ATGCAAAGTGAATATATGTTCCAATTACTCAAACAAATGAAAGACGGTGATCAACAGGCATTTCATGCGATGTATGATGCCACCTATCAGGATGTCTACCGGACCGTTTCTTTTCTGGTGGATCATCCGCAGGACCGGGAAGATGTCATGAATGAGATTTATATGCAAATGTGGACGTCGCTGGCCAATTACGATACGAACCGACCTTTCCATTTCTGGCTGCATGGCCTCGTCATCCGTCAAGTGCAAAGATTTCGAGTCAAGCGCTGGCGGAGATTCCGAATTTTCGAGCGCATTCGTGCCTTCGCCCGGGAAGAGTCGCATTGGGATCAACCTTCGGTGTTAATGGACGGGACGAACCAAATGATATCGCAGGCCATCCACAAACTGACGGATAAACAGCGAACGGTCATTATCCTCCGCTTTTTTCACGACTATACGCTGGAGGAGATTGCGACCCTACTCGATATTCCGCTGGGTACCGTCAAGTCCAGATGTCATGCGGGCATCCAGGCACTTCGAAAAAACATATGGAATCTCCCCCCGGAAAGGATGGAAAAGATCAATGACTATTGA
- a CDS encoding alpha/beta hydrolase, which produces MTQTEKVNTWNGKKSEKARSILLKIIGAIVIAIFLFLGIVYISNVISSHSEAKRIEPYGQQVSVDGKNMNVYIQGEGEETIVLLPGAGTAAPALDFKLLIDELSPFYRVVAVEPFGYGLSDGTDKERTTDNIVSEVHEALQQLNINRYTLMGHSIAGIYGIDYVSKYPNEVNAFVGIDSSVPTQPGMDVKFPMKKFAFLKKSGLMRLMMKLGPDPYAALAFDDHTKEQMRLITNKNALTATIFNEMEHIPSNFKGAQDLTFPKDLPLLLFVQADNPDFPTWIPLHEEQVKDSDHGKVIPLEGEHYLHHTEYKDIAETFSEFIEEVKEGQAL; this is translated from the coding sequence GTGACACAAACTGAGAAAGTGAATACGTGGAACGGGAAGAAATCCGAGAAAGCACGAAGTATATTGCTAAAAATCATTGGAGCAATCGTTATTGCCATCTTTCTTTTTCTGGGCATTGTGTATATCAGCAATGTGATCAGCAGCCATTCCGAAGCGAAGCGAATCGAGCCCTATGGCCAACAGGTATCTGTCGATGGCAAAAATATGAATGTATATATTCAAGGAGAAGGCGAAGAAACGATTGTACTCCTTCCAGGTGCCGGAACAGCAGCACCCGCTCTTGATTTTAAGCTGCTGATCGATGAATTATCTCCATTTTATAGAGTTGTTGCCGTTGAACCTTTTGGTTATGGCTTAAGTGATGGAACCGATAAAGAACGAACCACGGATAACATCGTAAGTGAAGTCCATGAAGCTCTGCAGCAGCTTAATATTAACCGTTATACGCTCATGGGCCATTCCATTGCAGGCATTTACGGAATTGATTATGTGAGCAAATATCCAAACGAGGTAAACGCATTTGTCGGCATTGATAGCAGTGTTCCGACACAACCAGGCATGGACGTTAAATTCCCAATGAAAAAGTTCGCGTTTCTTAAAAAATCAGGTCTTATGCGATTGATGATGAAGCTCGGTCCCGATCCCTATGCTGCTCTAGCATTTGATGACCATACCAAAGAACAAATGAGATTGATTACGAATAAAAACGCGTTAACCGCCACGATTTTTAACGAGATGGAGCATATTCCTTCTAATTTTAAAGGGGCTCAGGATTTAACCTTCCCTAAAGATCTTCCGCTTCTTCTCTTTGTACAAGCGGATAATCCAGACTTTCCAACCTGGATTCCATTGCATGAAGAGCAGGTAAAGGATTCTGACCACGGAAAAGTAATACCCCTTGAAGGAGAGCATTATTTGCATCATACCGAGTACAAAGACATTGCAGAAACCTTTAGCGAATTTATCGAAGAAGTAAAGGAGGGGCAAGCCCTTTAA
- a CDS encoding discoidin domain-containing protein, translated as MNATTFAPGDKILFKAGESWNGRLWPKGSGSSGNPIIIDMYGSGSKPLIAGITSELEAVFLKNQEYWEINNLEVTNSSPLPFDRDWENPRGQRRGVYILNEEAGLLNHIYIKNMNIHDVDGSYTTRSGGIIFDSVGSMTPSAFNDVLIDGNILTDVDAYGIYIGSNCILRYGMGDLWPWVPKPYGPWTPSTQVKISNNTVIRAATGGIAWNVTDGAVVERNTVQQATYLATNASIWWAYADNNLVQFNESFASVNGAEDGHGFDVDAGNINSLVQYNYSHDNAGGFMLFVNDTYYTINTIVRYNISQNDRKSIFRYSGSIDNVYNYNNTIYVGKSSGNPVMSDYFTKASGAPRNIYNYNNVYYSVGDKGWDLTGQTFDYNAYYGGNTLVQADAHKITDDPRFVDPGSGGNGMDTVHGYQLQANSPLIGAGIRVSDNGGRDYFGNPIYNGAPDIGAHEYEGSVPPAGNMPDPIVIVPKRPASTPVDNLATQAAASTTFESSSSGPIEHIIDNEYDTAWETGITPSFPNDITLDFGEQTLIANQLKLNTRYGQEWGITNFDLEYSNGSGWIPLRTNINLTWDLNTGANEIKSVEFPLTRFSKIRLKVHDGANQSGRIALNELELYNNPELSKDMVTTTFATGAGTITSIIDNNLNSAWGSTGDIAFPGYITLDYGNHSVPVNKVTLVTFFGIGQGITNIDVEYFDGSRWGTALSDASIEWEFNDSTKERQGVSFPTVNANKLRLKVNDGNRIWGNIALNELIVEHTSDNVPVTGITLDKPELVFNSSSGRSVGLRATVLPDHATNKNVTWSTNQDQVATVDDHGIVTAEGEGRAVITATTEDGDFQASSHITVDWTAPEIMINQVASSEFNTGVFQPEFEMADTLSGIDQAKTEVMLDGKVITDLKGIPLYKFELGTHTFTIKAVDIAGNTSTQSVDFQVKTSYASLEELVQRFADEGTINNKGIANSLLKKLQKQSLSSFISEVHAQKGKHISTEIAEYLIRDAATLHNP; from the coding sequence GTGAACGCAACTACCTTTGCCCCAGGCGACAAAATCTTGTTCAAAGCCGGGGAGAGTTGGAACGGCAGACTGTGGCCTAAAGGTTCAGGTTCAAGCGGAAATCCGATCATTATCGATATGTACGGTTCCGGAAGCAAACCATTAATCGCAGGAATTACGTCCGAACTGGAAGCCGTATTTTTGAAAAACCAGGAGTACTGGGAAATCAACAACCTGGAGGTAACAAACAGCTCGCCGCTGCCTTTTGATCGAGATTGGGAGAATCCGCGGGGCCAAAGGCGCGGTGTTTATATCTTGAATGAGGAAGCTGGTTTATTGAATCACATCTATATCAAAAACATGAACATCCATGATGTCGATGGATCGTATACCACACGCTCCGGGGGGATTATTTTCGATTCGGTTGGGTCGATGACACCCAGCGCTTTTAACGATGTTCTCATTGACGGTAATATACTGACGGACGTGGATGCCTATGGTATATACATTGGCTCCAATTGTATCTTGCGCTACGGAATGGGCGATTTATGGCCTTGGGTGCCTAAACCATACGGGCCCTGGACGCCGTCAACCCAAGTGAAAATATCCAATAATACGGTCATCAGAGCAGCAACAGGCGGCATCGCGTGGAATGTCACCGATGGAGCGGTAGTCGAGCGCAACACCGTTCAACAAGCTACGTATTTGGCAACCAACGCTTCCATTTGGTGGGCGTATGCGGACAATAATCTCGTTCAATTCAACGAATCGTTTGCCAGCGTGAACGGCGCGGAAGACGGGCATGGCTTCGACGTGGATGCAGGAAACATCAATTCGTTGGTTCAGTACAATTACAGTCATGATAACGCTGGCGGCTTTATGCTGTTCGTAAACGACACGTACTACACAATCAATACCATCGTTAGATACAACATTAGCCAAAACGACAGAAAAAGCATATTCCGTTACAGCGGTTCCATTGATAACGTCTATAACTACAATAATACGATATACGTAGGAAAATCATCCGGCAACCCGGTCATGAGCGATTACTTCACCAAGGCTTCGGGTGCTCCGCGCAACATTTATAACTATAATAATGTGTACTACAGCGTCGGCGATAAGGGATGGGATTTGACGGGCCAGACGTTTGACTACAACGCATATTACGGAGGGAACACACTCGTGCAGGCCGATGCCCATAAGATAACGGACGATCCGAGATTCGTTGATCCCGGTAGCGGCGGGAATGGCATGGATACAGTACATGGGTACCAATTGCAAGCGAATTCGCCACTCATTGGAGCAGGCATTCGTGTAAGCGATAACGGAGGGCGGGATTATTTCGGCAACCCGATATATAATGGCGCTCCCGACATCGGTGCCCACGAATACGAGGGCAGTGTGCCACCAGCCGGGAACATGCCTGATCCGATCGTCATCGTTCCGAAACGGCCAGCCAGCACACCTGTTGACAATCTGGCTACGCAGGCAGCTGCTAGTACGACATTTGAATCGTCCTCTTCAGGTCCGATCGAACATATCATCGATAATGAATACGACACGGCATGGGAAACCGGCATTACGCCTTCATTTCCGAACGATATCACGCTCGATTTCGGCGAGCAAACGCTGATCGCCAACCAATTGAAGTTAAATACTAGATACGGGCAAGAATGGGGAATCACGAACTTTGATCTTGAATACAGCAATGGTTCGGGATGGATTCCCCTGCGCACAAATATTAATCTGACTTGGGATCTGAACACGGGGGCAAACGAGATCAAATCCGTGGAATTTCCACTTACTCGATTCTCTAAAATCAGACTGAAGGTCCATGACGGTGCTAACCAATCGGGGCGAATCGCACTGAACGAGCTTGAATTGTATAACAATCCCGAACTGTCCAAAGATATGGTCACCACAACCTTTGCTACGGGGGCAGGCACCATTACCAGCATCATCGACAACAATTTGAACTCTGCATGGGGAAGTACCGGTGATATTGCCTTCCCGGGTTATATTACCCTTGACTACGGCAATCATAGCGTACCGGTCAACAAGGTTACGCTAGTTACGTTTTTTGGAATCGGGCAAGGCATCACTAATATTGACGTGGAGTATTTCGACGGTAGCCGCTGGGGAACGGCTTTATCTGACGCATCGATCGAATGGGAGTTTAATGACAGCACCAAAGAGCGCCAGGGCGTTTCTTTTCCAACGGTAAACGCCAATAAACTTCGATTAAAGGTGAATGACGGGAATCGGATATGGGGAAACATTGCATTAAATGAACTCATCGTTGAGCATACCTCTGATAACGTCCCCGTTACCGGAATTACGCTTGACAAACCGGAGCTCGTGTTTAATTCCTCTTCCGGCCGAAGCGTAGGGCTCCGAGCAACGGTTTTGCCTGATCATGCAACCAATAAGAATGTGACATGGAGCACGAATCAAGACCAGGTGGCAACGGTAGACGATCATGGCATCGTGACAGCAGAAGGGGAAGGAAGGGCTGTCATCACGGCTACGACGGAAGACGGTGATTTTCAAGCTTCCAGCCATATTACGGTGGATTGGACGGCTCCGGAGATTATGATAAACCAAGTCGCATCTTCCGAATTCAACACGGGTGTGTTTCAACCCGAATTTGAAATGGCAGACACGCTTTCAGGTATCGACCAAGCAAAAACCGAAGTCATGTTGGATGGGAAGGTCATAACGGATCTAAAGGGTATTCCTTTATACAAATTTGAGCTGGGTACACATACATTTACGATAAAGGCTGTGGACATAGCAGGGAATACATCTACACAATCCGTAGACTTTCAAGTGAAAACAAGTTATGCCTCCCTTGAGGAACTGGTTCAACGTTTTGCAGACGAGGGAACAATCAACAACAAAGGGATTGCTAACAGTCTGCTGAAAAAATTGCAAAAACAAAGCCTAAGCAGTTTCATTTCAGAAGTCCATGCACAAAAAGGGAAACATATCTCCACCGAGATTGCGGAATATTTAATACGTGATGCAGCAACGCTCCATAATCCATAG
- a CDS encoding peptidylprolyl isomerase, translating to MVHKFCSLKWLSIAGLFILIVVTILLIAKPAFTQTHHEDAYIATVDGVEIHVSEFQRAIDANRAGIIKYFHEKYDAAPSAAFWTTPYGGNEIPLELIKKKALEDSIDQKIRQILAKEQGVLPDISYAGFMQNFNLENLRRQQAIKNHQVIFGPAQYTEDAYYEYMMANTALSVKNHLMEDDWKPSEQQLITFYEANKRRLYHAPATVKVRQLSLSFLDANRNVDTLLKTQVKRKIEKAREKISSGISFEQAVKDIKQDDRVTEEVYNLDSYRHKVRSPVAQASADLLPGEVSDIIEENGRFYLMQCMEKDQLGSKYLAFDGIREQVLKDYIDTQFEEYVRERLTDAKVVLNEELYRNFLM from the coding sequence ATGGTACATAAATTTTGCAGTCTGAAATGGCTGTCCATAGCCGGACTCTTCATCTTGATCGTGGTGACGATCCTTTTAATCGCAAAGCCTGCATTTACACAAACACATCATGAAGACGCTTATATCGCGACAGTTGACGGAGTAGAGATTCATGTAAGCGAATTTCAAAGAGCCATCGATGCCAATCGAGCAGGTATCATCAAGTACTTCCATGAAAAATATGATGCTGCACCGTCGGCCGCATTTTGGACTACGCCATACGGAGGTAACGAGATTCCGCTTGAGTTGATCAAAAAGAAGGCGCTCGAAGATAGCATCGATCAGAAAATTCGACAGATCCTTGCCAAAGAGCAGGGAGTGCTCCCCGATATCAGTTACGCCGGTTTTATGCAAAACTTCAATCTTGAAAACCTAAGAAGGCAACAAGCCATCAAGAATCATCAGGTAATTTTCGGTCCTGCTCAATATACGGAGGACGCCTATTATGAATACATGATGGCGAATACGGCCTTATCGGTCAAGAACCATCTGATGGAAGATGACTGGAAGCCGAGTGAACAACAGCTGATCACGTTTTACGAGGCGAATAAGAGAAGGTTGTACCATGCACCCGCAACGGTGAAGGTACGCCAATTATCGTTATCTTTTCTGGATGCCAATCGGAATGTCGATACACTTCTCAAAACGCAGGTGAAACGGAAGATTGAGAAGGCCAGGGAGAAAATCTCATCCGGGATTTCTTTTGAGCAAGCCGTAAAGGACATTAAACAAGATGATCGGGTTACGGAGGAGGTCTATAACTTGGATAGTTACAGGCACAAGGTCAGAAGTCCGGTAGCGCAAGCTTCGGCTGACCTTCTTCCAGGGGAGGTAAGCGACATTATTGAAGAGAACGGTCGCTTCTATCTCATGCAGTGCATGGAGAAAGATCAGTTAGGTTCCAAGTATCTGGCATTTGACGGTATAAGAGAACAAGTGTTAAAGGACTATATCGATACCCAATTTGAGGAGTACGTACGTGAACGGTTAACCGATGCGAAGGTTGTATTGAATGAGGAGTTGTACAGAAATTTCCTGATGTAA
- a CDS encoding amino acid permease, which produces MAIQDGDSLQKKLRPRHISFMAMGGVIGTGIFKGSAETIGLAGPGVIFSYIFAGLLLLVVMGAMTEMATVYPGRNMKDFVRQAFGERVSFVMGWMYCFMWLSVCVIEVIAAGSFLQYWFPDVPLWMLSLASAALIILINMMSVGSFGEVEFWLAGIKIAMIMIFIVLGSLLMFGVIPSSDAPFLHNFTAHGGFLPNGWFAIFSALLVVTFSYGGSELIGLTLTETEDADKILPKVVRNFILRVILFFTLPILIICGLIPWNQLGGEASPFVQVLSATGLQGTAHIMNFILVTAVLSAANSGIYGATRMIYSMAAAGEAPKSLAKTTNKGIPLNTLKLCAIILLAGSLLGLIAQDQLFRVLMAVPGFVVVLVWICICFSQLKLRKAYPKQPSFKVWGFPYITGVTALCLSVIAVLFLIDGQNRVSISVCLAVLLLLVVWSIMKFKKESRVE; this is translated from the coding sequence ATGGCAATACAAGATGGAGATTCACTACAGAAGAAATTGAGGCCAAGGCATATCAGCTTTATGGCTATGGGCGGCGTCATCGGCACCGGCATATTTAAGGGAAGCGCCGAGACGATCGGTCTCGCCGGGCCTGGCGTGATTTTCTCTTATATCTTTGCGGGACTGCTGCTGTTGGTCGTCATGGGTGCCATGACGGAGATGGCTACGGTATATCCGGGGCGAAACATGAAGGACTTTGTTCGGCAAGCGTTCGGAGAGCGGGTATCCTTTGTCATGGGCTGGATGTATTGTTTTATGTGGCTGTCGGTTTGCGTGATCGAAGTGATTGCGGCAGGCAGCTTTCTGCAGTACTGGTTTCCCGACGTACCGCTGTGGATGCTGAGCCTGGCAAGCGCAGCGCTCATTATTCTCATCAATATGATGAGCGTGGGGAGCTTTGGCGAAGTGGAATTCTGGCTTGCGGGCATCAAAATCGCCATGATTATGATCTTTATCGTACTCGGGAGCTTACTGATGTTTGGAGTGATTCCGAGCTCCGATGCTCCGTTCCTTCACAATTTCACAGCGCACGGCGGGTTCCTGCCAAACGGATGGTTTGCCATCTTTTCCGCCTTGCTGGTCGTTACCTTTTCGTACGGCGGCTCCGAGCTGATCGGCCTCACATTGACAGAAACCGAGGATGCGGACAAAATCCTGCCGAAAGTCGTGCGCAATTTTATTTTACGGGTGATTTTGTTCTTCACGCTTCCGATTCTGATAATATGCGGATTGATTCCGTGGAACCAGCTCGGCGGAGAGGCGAGTCCTTTTGTTCAAGTGCTGTCGGCTACCGGGCTTCAGGGAACGGCCCACATCATGAATTTTATTCTCGTGACGGCCGTGCTGTCGGCAGCCAATTCCGGCATCTATGGCGCGACGCGCATGATTTATTCCATGGCAGCCGCCGGAGAGGCGCCAAAGAGCCTGGCCAAAACCACGAACAAAGGCATACCGCTTAATACGTTGAAACTCTGTGCGATCATACTATTAGCGGGTTCCTTGCTTGGACTGATCGCGCAGGACCAGCTGTTTCGGGTTTTGATGGCGGTCCCTGGCTTTGTCGTTGTGCTGGTATGGATCTGCATTTGTTTCTCGCAGCTGAAACTGCGCAAAGCTTATCCGAAGCAGCCCAGCTTTAAGGTATGGGGGTTCCCCTACATAACCGGGGTAACTGCCCTCTGCTTGTCAGTGATTGCGGTCCTGTTTCTTATTGACGGTCAGAACCGGGTCAGCATCAGCGTATGTCTGGCCGTTCTGCTGCTATTGGTTGTCTGGTCCATCATGAAATTCAAAAAAGAGAGCAGAGTCGAATAA